DNA from Polaribacter sp. NJDZ03:
ACTTAAATGATGAGAAGTCAGTTGTGAAAACAGCTTTTACAAGACCAGAATTGCTAGACGCTGATTATATTAAATATGTAAGTTTTGATCCGGAAGGTCAATCTTTTTTCTTTTATTTAAGAAATACCAAAAACGAGCCAAGATTGGTAAAATATGATTATATCAAGCAAGAAATAACTGCAGAAGCTTTTAAACTACCAACGTCGTACACAGAAGTGGAAATGAAATTAATTACTTCAGAAAATGGAAAAGAACTAGTTTTTTCTCAAAGTAATGAATTGTTTATTTATGATGCAGAAACCTTAATTTTCAAACACTCATTAAATGCATCTTATTCTTCTATGGATAGTTTTGAATATTTTGATGATAATATTTGGGTTTTATCCGACAGTGATGATGTTTTTACTTACAAAAGAAATGGAGATCAATTTGTACAAATTGATGAAAAACTACATTTTCCTGATCATCAAGGAGGTCAGAATTATGAAATTACAAAATTAGATAAAAACAACTTCTTATTAAGTCATAATAACGAAGGCAGAGCAATACATTATAGCATTAGTAATGCAGGAGAAATTACCAATAATGGAATAAAAGAAATTCCTTTAAGCTTTAAATACAATAGTGATGTAATAGTAAATACAACAAGTTCTTATTTGCTTAACAAAAAAAGAAATACCGTTTATTCTTTAGATGATTTTTCTAAAACGGTGACTTATTCTACTCCAATAGTTACATCAAATTTCAGTAAAAATGGGACTGAAATTTACGGTACAAACAATGATCCAGAAGTTTATGACAATTATAAAAATTTCAAAAAGGAAGTTATAGTTTATAGTATTTTAAATAATAATTTTAGAACAATTCCCACAAAAGGATTTCCGCTATACATTGTAGAAGATAATTTTGGAAACATCATTAGTCTGTCTTCTGGTTTTCCTAGAAATTCTTATTATGATAGTTATAACGGCAATGTAGCAGATATGTTTGTAGAAATTATCAAATAAGTAAAACAAAATCTTTAAATAATTTCACAACAATTAAAGTTTGATTATTTTTATCAAAATTTAGTTTTAGATGAGTCAGAAAGAAGAATTTTTCGAATACATTAATAACGGTTACAAAACCAAAGGCGATTTTATAGCACTAGGTGCTGCAATGTTGGGAGAAGAAACCATAACAGATGCTATTGTAAAAATTCCGCTTAAAACTTTAAACAGACACGGTTTAATTGCCGGTGCAACAGGTACAGGAAAAACAAAAACATTACAAGTTTTAGCAGAAAACCTATCAGAAAAAGGAGTTCCTGTTTTGTTAATGGACATAAAAGGAGATCTTTCTGGTTTGGCACAACCAAGCCCAGGACACGCAAAAATAGACGAACGTCATGCAAAAATTGGATTTCCGTTTACGGCACAAAAATTTCCTATAGAAGTTTTAACCATCTCTGAACAAGAAGGGACAAGAATGCGTGCTACAATTTCAGAATTCGGACCTGTTTTATTATCAAGAATTTTAGATTTAACAGAAACACAAAGCGGCATTGTTGCCATCATTTTTAAATATTGCGACGATAATAAGTTTGCGCTTTTAGACATAAAAGATTTTAAAAAAGTATTACAATATGTAACTAACGAAGGGAAAGAAGAAATTCAAGCAGAATATGGGCGAATTTCATCTTCTTCTACAGGTGCAATTTTGCGTAAAATAGTAGAAATAGAACAACAAGGCGGAGATTTATTCTTTGGCGAAAGATCTTTTGAAGTAGAAGATTTAACAAGAGTAGATGAAGACGGAAAAGGAATTATTTCGGTATTGCGTTTAACAGATATTCAAGATAAACCAAAGTTGTTTTCTACATTTATGTTACAATTATTAGCTGAGGTCTATGAAACTTTCCCAGAGCAAGGAGATAGTGACAAACCAGAGTTGATTATTTTTATTGATGAAGCACATTTGGTATTTGAAGAAGCTTCTAAGGCTTTATTAAATCAGATAGAAAGTATTGTAAAATTAATTCGTTCTAAAGGAATCGGATTGTATTTTGTAACTCAGAATCCAAAAGATGTACCAGAAGATATTTTAGCACAATTGGGTTTAAAAATTCAACATGCGTTAAGAGCTTTTACGGCAAAAGACCGAAAAGCCATTAAGTTAGCCGCAGAAAATTATCCTTCTTCAGAATATTATGATACCAAAGAAGTGTTAACGCAATTAGGAATTGGAGAAGCATTTGTATCCGTTTTAAACGAAAAAGGAATTCCAACACCTTTGGCAAGAACCATGCTACGCGCGCCAATGAGTAGAATGGATATTTTGTCTGATAAAGAGTTAAAGAGTGTAATTAACAACTCGCGACTTTTCTATAAATACAATGAAAATTTAGACAGAGAAAGTGCCTACGAATTATTGAATGAAAAGATAGAAAAGGTTAATATTGCAGAAGCAAAAGCGATACAAGTAGAAGCGGATGAAAAAGAAAGAGAAAAATTAGCAAAAGAAAAAGAGAAGGAAAGAATAAGAGAAGAAAGAGCTTCTAGAAGCACTACCAGGCGCAGAAGTACGGCACAAAACCCATTAATAAAAGTATTAACTAGTGCTACTTTTATTAGAGCAGCCTTTGGTATCTTAAGAAAAGTATTAAAATAACAACAAATAAAAAGAATCTTTAAATAACAAATTCAATATAATGATTAAAAAAAATATCTTACCAATTATTGTAATCGCATTTTCACTATTTGTAATTAGCTGTGATAATAATAGTAAATTTAAAATAGAAAAAGGTAAAGTTGGCGAGCTTACAACTACCACCACAATTAAAGATTTAAGTTCTATTTTTAAAAATGATTCTATTGTAAAGAGTTTAAGTGAAGGGGCACAAGGCGATAATTATTTTCAAGATGATGATGAATATTTTATTTTTGAAAAAGGAGGGAAGCTATTACTTACCATTTTACCAAAAGAACAATTAGACTCTACATCTACCATAAAAAGTATAGAGATTAATGATGTACGTTATACTACAGCTTCTGGTATTAATTTAAAATCTAGTTTTTCAGAAATAAATGCTAATAACAATATTAACAGAATAGAGACTACTTTAACTTCTGCAACGCTTTTTTTAAACGACTTAAATACAACTATAGTTATAGATAAAGAAGAATTAGGATTAAAAAACTTTTCAACTCAAAAGGTAACGAAAGAGCAAATTCCAGATTTAGCAAAAATGAAATCATTTATCGTTTGGTTTAATTAAATCTAATTTTAGGGCAAATTT
Protein-coding regions in this window:
- a CDS encoding helicase HerA-like domain-containing protein — encoded protein: MSQKEEFFEYINNGYKTKGDFIALGAAMLGEETITDAIVKIPLKTLNRHGLIAGATGTGKTKTLQVLAENLSEKGVPVLLMDIKGDLSGLAQPSPGHAKIDERHAKIGFPFTAQKFPIEVLTISEQEGTRMRATISEFGPVLLSRILDLTETQSGIVAIIFKYCDDNKFALLDIKDFKKVLQYVTNEGKEEIQAEYGRISSSSTGAILRKIVEIEQQGGDLFFGERSFEVEDLTRVDEDGKGIISVLRLTDIQDKPKLFSTFMLQLLAEVYETFPEQGDSDKPELIIFIDEAHLVFEEASKALLNQIESIVKLIRSKGIGLYFVTQNPKDVPEDILAQLGLKIQHALRAFTAKDRKAIKLAAENYPSSEYYDTKEVLTQLGIGEAFVSVLNEKGIPTPLARTMLRAPMSRMDILSDKELKSVINNSRLFYKYNENLDRESAYELLNEKIEKVNIAEAKAIQVEADEKEREKLAKEKEKERIREERASRSTTRRRSTAQNPLIKVLTSATFIRAAFGILRKVLK